The Candidatus Bathyarchaeota archaeon genome includes a region encoding these proteins:
- a CDS encoding glycosidase, translating to MLDVYHKYAHKELCIINLLRLRNVKLKRYENNPILEPGKNQWESIAVFNPAAFYWNNVVYLLYRAVGEYERYISRIGCAISRDGVNFERLVSPIFEPAEEFEKWGVEDPRTVILENKLYMTYVAHSGRSGPPRALFPRLGISGEKARVILSERGTPRIALTSLDDLSSLDNLQSLPRHFRRHGCITPSGVYERDTVLFPERINDKYVMLHRPRDWVGPKYGTDLPSIWIAYSENLKDWYDHKIVMRPESEWEAEKIGTGPPPIKTEKGWLLIYHGVSADHKYRAGAALLNLQDPSKVIGRLPQPILEPEEDYEKVGDVPNVVFPEGAVVLNNRLFVYYGAADKVCCVATGDLDMF from the coding sequence ATGCTTGATGTTTATCACAAATACGCTCATAAAGAACTGTGCATTATAAACCTACTGAGGTTACGCAACGTGAAATTGAAACGTTACGAGAATAACCCCATTTTAGAACCCGGCAAGAACCAGTGGGAATCTATAGCGGTTTTCAACCCCGCCGCCTTCTATTGGAATAACGTAGTCTATCTGCTCTATCGAGCCGTTGGAGAATACGAGAGATATATTTCCAGAATTGGCTGTGCGATCAGTCGAGACGGCGTCAATTTCGAACGATTAGTTAGTCCCATATTTGAGCCTGCAGAAGAATTTGAAAAGTGGGGTGTTGAGGATCCTAGAACAGTAATACTTGAGAACAAGCTCTACATGACGTATGTTGCTCACTCTGGGCGAAGTGGTCCTCCGAGAGCCCTTTTCCCTAGGCTAGGCATATCAGGCGAAAAAGCCCGTGTTATTCTCTCTGAAAGAGGTACACCTCGCATAGCTCTGACTTCGTTAGATGACTTGTCCTCTTTGGACAATCTACAGAGTCTTCCTCGTCATTTTCGAAGACATGGCTGCATCACTCCTTCTGGAGTTTATGAAAGAGACACTGTGCTTTTTCCTGAGAGAATCAATGACAAGTATGTGATGCTCCATAGGCCTCGCGATTGGGTAGGCCCCAAGTACGGTACAGACCTTCCAAGCATTTGGATTGCCTATTCTGAAAATCTCAAAGATTGGTATGACCACAAAATTGTGATGAGGCCGGAAAGTGAATGGGAAGCAGAGAAGATAGGCACCGGGCCGCCGCCGATAAAGACTGAGAAAGGGTGGCTCTTGATCTACCACGGGGTTAGTGCTGACCACAAGTACAGAGCGGGCGCTGCGTTGTTGAACCTGCAAGATCCTTCGAAGGTTATTGGTCGTTTGCCACAGCCAATTCTGGAGCCAGAGGAAGATTATGAAAAAGTTGGCGACGTTCCAAACGTCGTATTTCCTGAAGGGGCAGTAGTGCTTAACAACAGACTTTTCGTCTATTACGGCGCGGCTGACAAAGTTTGTTGCGTTGCCACCGGAGATTTAGACATGTTCTAG
- a CDS encoding sodium:calcium antiporter has product MAIEIIIAIVALILGIVLMTYSSDKAVEHSVKIASALRISPLLIGLVLVSIGTDLPEIVNSILSSAVGHADIELGDSLGSVLTQMTLVIGLLPFLAGKFKVKRKEVLIIGACEVLALILAVSIAEKGYFTRINALFLVASWPVFILIIRSATAKNAKEKKHLVARNGESNFHHLRHWVIAILGFVGIAIGAYAVIQSVITLSAVFHISEYLISFFVMAIGTSLPELMVDVMALRKKQYRLAIGDAIGSCIVDASVSVGIGQLFFPQAVSGETAMITGLYAIFGSIVVILTLALREKVDKKAGALFILVYLLSYTLLRVT; this is encoded by the coding sequence TTGGCCATTGAGATAATAATTGCAATCGTAGCTCTCATTCTAGGAATTGTGCTTATGACTTATTCCAGCGACAAGGCAGTTGAACACTCAGTAAAAATTGCTTCAGCATTGAGAATTTCTCCGCTTCTGATCGGTCTTGTACTAGTGTCCATAGGTACAGATTTGCCAGAGATCGTTAACTCAATCCTCTCTTCTGCGGTAGGTCACGCAGACATAGAGTTAGGGGACTCCCTCGGATCTGTCTTGACCCAAATGACTTTGGTGATAGGACTTCTTCCCTTCCTAGCCGGAAAGTTCAAAGTGAAGAGGAAAGAGGTGCTGATCATCGGAGCCTGCGAGGTCTTAGCACTCATACTTGCAGTGTCAATAGCTGAGAAGGGGTATTTTACGAGGATTAACGCACTCTTTTTGGTGGCTAGCTGGCCAGTCTTCATACTAATAATTAGAAGCGCCACGGCAAAGAATGCTAAGGAAAAAAAGCATCTGGTAGCACGTAACGGTGAAAGCAATTTTCATCACCTTCGTCACTGGGTGATAGCCATTCTCGGCTTCGTGGGCATTGCGATTGGAGCATATGCTGTGATCCAGTCAGTAATCACACTATCAGCGGTTTTTCATATTTCCGAGTACCTCATTAGCTTCTTCGTGATGGCGATCGGGACATCTCTCCCAGAATTAATGGTTGACGTAATGGCCCTCCGAAAGAAACAATACAGGCTTGCCATAGGTGACGCTATAGGAAGCTGCATTGTTGATGCTTCTGTTTCCGTTGGAATTGGACAGTTGTTTTTCCCACAAGCAGTATCTGGCGAGACCGCCATGATCACAGGCTTGTATGCGATATTCGGTTCCATCGTGGTCATATTAACGCTTGCACTAAGAGAGAAAGTCGATAAGAAGGCAGGAGCGTTATTCATCTTGGTGTACCTACTTTCCTATACACTGCTCCGCGTAACATGA
- a CDS encoding transcriptional regulator has product MHRGGVQGTSEPRKAVYIVDDPNSIRLLADFTRSEILRLLSKYPMTETQLSEQLGLTKAAVGYHLHLLLDAGLISIDKVEAEKHGILQKFYTPIADLLIINPAHIPEDVKRYFIRIQIEHLRGMFSVFQLYHHVSEFSSRTFEKLAIAMLKQLQIVGQKHMKDMARGDAESLRVKIYAEALANLTKQREWRSLFQE; this is encoded by the coding sequence GTGCACAGAGGAGGAGTACAAGGTACGTCTGAGCCCAGAAAAGCCGTGTATATTGTAGATGACCCTAACAGTATCCGCTTGCTCGCCGACTTCACTCGATCAGAAATCCTGCGCTTGTTAAGCAAATATCCGATGACAGAAACTCAGCTCTCTGAACAGCTAGGTTTGACAAAGGCCGCCGTCGGCTATCACCTACACCTACTCCTAGATGCAGGTCTCATAAGCATAGACAAGGTTGAGGCTGAGAAACACGGCATCCTGCAAAAATTTTACACTCCTATAGCAGATTTACTCATCATTAATCCCGCCCATATACCAGAGGACGTTAAAAGATACTTCATACGGATACAAATAGAACATCTAAGGGGGATGTTCAGCGTCTTCCAACTATACCATCACGTTTCCGAGTTTTCATCAAGAACCTTCGAAAAATTAGCAATAGCGATGTTAAAACAACTCCAAATCGTTGGACAAAAGCACATGAAAGACATGGCACGGGGAGATGCTGAATCCTTAAGGGTAAAAATCTATGCTGAAGCCCTCGCCAACCTCACCAAACAAAGGGAATGGCGCAGCCTATTTCAAGAATGA